The Deefgea tanakiae DNA segment TCAAGCAGCATAAAGTTGGGTGTCAGGACAAAATAAAGTTCAGTCATCTGTATTCTCTAATCAAGCCACTTGCCGTTTATTGACCCAGCGCTGCACTACATTGCCGCCAAATAAATTGAGTAATAAACCTGACATCAGCAAAGCGGCACCCCACCATTGCGCAGTGAGCAAAATTTCGTCGAGTAAAACAGCTGAAGCGGATAGGCCAACCCAAGGCACTAAAAGGCTAAACGGAGCAACGCGATTGCTAGGGTGGCGTTTGAGTAAAACATTCCACAGACTCGTGCCGAGCAAGGTGGCGATAAAGGCTAAATAGAGTACGGCGAGTGTTGATTGCAGCGTAAAGTGCTTTAGCGCGCTGCTGATTTGTTCAGGGCCTTCGATGATGAGGCTTAGAAGAGCAAACACAAACATTGGTGCAATCGACGTCCAGACCATAAATGCCGGCACGCTAAATGAAATGCCTTGTTTGGCACATTGCTTCATCACAATATTGCCCATTGCCCAGCCTGCTGCTCCGAGTAGCGTCATCACGAAACCGAGCAAAGTCATGCTTTGCCCATGGCTACTGCCAATCAGCCACAGCCCACAACCTGCGACAATCAGGCCGATGAGCTGGCTGGTTTTCCATGACTCTTTAAGCCAAACTGCGGCAAAGATGAGCGTAAAAAACGCCTGCGACTGCAAGACGACCGATGCCAATCCGGCGGGCATGCCATTGGCCATTGCCGAAAATAAAAACGCAAAATGGCAAACGCCCCACGTCAGGCCATAGCCGAGTAGGTATTTCCACGGCAAGTTGGGGCGGCGCAAGAAAAAAATCGCTGGGAACACCGTTGCGGCAAATCGCAACGTCGCCAACAGCAGCGGCGGCACACCGACCAAACCCCATTTGATCACGACAAAATTAAATCCCCATGCCAAAACGACAATTAGGGCGAGCGCTAGGTCACGAATTGGCATAGAGATTCCTTCAGTAGATAGACAAAAGTTTTCTTGCATCGTT contains these protein-coding regions:
- a CDS encoding EamA family transporter, whose translation is MPIRDLALALIVVLAWGFNFVVIKWGLVGVPPLLLATLRFAATVFPAIFFLRRPNLPWKYLLGYGLTWGVCHFAFLFSAMANGMPAGLASVVLQSQAFFTLIFAAVWLKESWKTSQLIGLIVAGCGLWLIGSSHGQSMTLLGFVMTLLGAAGWAMGNIVMKQCAKQGISFSVPAFMVWTSIAPMFVFALLSLIIEGPEQISSALKHFTLQSTLAVLYLAFIATLLGTSLWNVLLKRHPSNRVAPFSLLVPWVGLSASAVLLDEILLTAQWWGAALLMSGLLLNLFGGNVVQRWVNKRQVA